In Parasteatoda tepidariorum isolate YZ-2023 chromosome 2, CAS_Ptep_4.0, whole genome shotgun sequence, one DNA window encodes the following:
- the LOC107455759 gene encoding meteorin-like protein has product MMIIYLTMASMIFTITCAGGPNLDNCDWTGSGTLAMALSRGVQPVYLRCNQGTVRWHYPQGALRIVLQHRSAGSSFSACVRRSKNSTGARIYLAGHKTLHQLFNSNDPIDLVKCVSSQSGQVTLYAEADPIADILRKATAEFSYHLKRIYKKTEYAVIDECQPCSEEQLLRHFCSSDFVVQGTVTSLFHNKALQMTELTVRVSQILRTNKDLNNPIRESHISSDNDIVQKTNYVVMYRPLKCGTKAGSGEYLFLGKWLLGNANLNCVPRVSEWKKVRRKALLTGSNECLL; this is encoded by the exons ATGATGATCATTTACCTGACCATGGCATCGATGATTTTCACCATCACATGTGCCGGTGGACCAAATCTAGACAATTGTGATTGGACAGGaag tgGTACTCTGGCCATGGCTTTATCCAGAGGTGTCCAACCTGTGTATCTCCGATGCAATCAAGGTACTGTACGCTGGCATTATCCTCAGGGTGCTTTAAGAATAGTACTTCAGCATAGATCCGCTGGTTCATCATTTAGTGCTTGCGTGAGGAGATCGAAAAATTCTACTGGTGCAAGAATCTATCTTGCTGGACATAAAACGCTTCATCAACTGTTCAATTCAAATGATCCAATAGATTTGGTAAAGTGTGTGTCGTCACAAAGTGGGCAAGTGACACTGTACGCCGAAGCAGACCCTATTGCCGACATTTTAAGGAAAGCTACTGCTGAATTTAGTTATCATTTAAAAAGGATATACAAGAAAACAGAATACGCAGTAATTGATg AATGTCAGCCATGTTCTGAAGAGCAACTTCTTCGCCATTTTTGCTCAAGTGATTtcg TTGTTCAAGGCACAGTAACGAGTTTGTTCCACAACAAAGCGCTTCAAATGACGGAGCTGACTGTTCGTGTCTCACAAATCCTTCGAACTAACAAAGATCTGAATAATCCTATTCGAGAATCTCACATTTCAAGTGATAATGACATTGTGCAAAAGACAAACTATGTCGTAATGTACCGGCCGTTGAAATGTGGCACAAAAGCTGGATCAGGTGAATACTTGTTCCTAGGCAAATGGTTGCTGGGTAATGCAAATCTGAACTGCGTTCCCAGAGTATCAGAATGGAAGAAGGTCAGAAGGAAAGCGCTTCTAACAGGATCCAATGAGTGTCTGCTCTAA